The window ATGCCTGCCGCCACTTACTGTCGTCAAACTTGATGGACGACCGTAGCGTCGGCACTTTATGGGAACTTCAACACCGTCAATCGCCGCCGAAGAACGCGCGAAGCGGCAAAAGTGGATCGATTTTGCGCGTGGGTCGATTGGCCTTGAAGGGTTCAAGATCACGCCCGAGCACGAAGCACGTGCTGAAAGATTCGTCAACGGAGATATGGATCTCCAAGAATTCGTTGGGGCACGTACTCGAAAATCGATCGCACCCAAACCGTGATTTTCAAGATCAGGAAAGGTGGCGCCTTGGACGAGGTCCTTGAGGTCTTGGCTAGAACGACTGTCTTTCGTAGTCCGGCCTGCAATTCAATTCCCCAAGGCGTGAACGTCCGTCAAAATGGCTTTTGCAG of the Rhodoferax koreense genome contains:
- a CDS encoding antitoxin VbhA family protein, whose translation is MGTSTPSIAAEERAKRQKWIDFARGSIGLEGFKITPEHEARAERFVNGDMDLQEFVGARTRKSIAPKP